From Synoicihabitans lomoniglobus, the proteins below share one genomic window:
- a CDS encoding hybrid sensor histidine kinase/response regulator: protein MSLSGAQVGGSQMFALLPGEYFPLWMQRMAVHQDYGWFAVLVLWSWALVVWWRHPDARSVWSWVPAAALASIAAAVVQFLIYDPTFDWFQDRLVPGTTNVYVPALISVELLGDFLIATIWATWAASWWWFGAERAGRKWGRWWGLPLAGLAAAMEFGSPEVGTWLLAAGVLAGAGWQHGGAGGSRRWLWLAASVPFLSTVGPIAYWDGGLQREAAATAVGLLAAVWSAGVGLAVLGILAKAALANRRNEDPSQSAREGRVFFVFAGVWLVLGLGYAQRVGADNRNELQQNRLRSVAAEAMVFDPRFLEPLVGEAWQWDFASTTAGRAEPLQWRAAVLGSATAQDLRRQLASIVEETPFLDRARILVLKDQWLIELASSELPPDVEEVMLVRRATAEDARRWAQPVPYIEHSAVPEMGAEYYCRAPLVAADGRMLGWLDYVRREFFQSLERKWRAGPLLVVALGLVAGALIVSQRRSLREREAAWRRAAAETESNRLKTAFLAKVSHELRTPLQSLLGFSELLARDATDETARRRFDRLQEHGQLLLRLVNDLLDLSAIEAGGLRLMPAPIELGRVVEQMVEGLQPRAAEKRLQLRCAVDPALADQWFNVDEMRLRQIVTNLVGNALKFTLEGAVAVELAWAERGEASRVRLTVSDTGPGVPPEQQATLFEAFSRLDEASTQEGSGLGLAIVAALAGVMQGEVAVESDGKAGAKFTVTLALAPVAPPAFRRGKISPPHASLKGRRIVVAEDNPLVRELFVSVLGDLGAVCVEATRGDEVLPVVLSEPCDAVVLDLALPGMDGIEVARRLRAPGVAPMPLRIVGVSAHAGPGDVQRALDAGMDEFLVKPVALTALASALVGDAERVNRPDMVARRIAIDHHLQQLFQADVAAQRAALVAALTEGDAVVIKRRAHYLANSASAVGDEALLTASRRLEHVASGAEAREVGPEVVAALDRWLEDGDQP, encoded by the coding sequence GTGAGTCTCTCCGGCGCACAGGTTGGCGGCTCGCAGATGTTTGCCCTGTTACCTGGAGAATATTTTCCGCTGTGGATGCAACGGATGGCGGTGCATCAGGATTATGGATGGTTCGCGGTGCTTGTGTTGTGGAGTTGGGCCTTGGTCGTGTGGTGGCGACATCCCGATGCGCGATCCGTTTGGTCGTGGGTGCCCGCGGCGGCGCTGGCTTCGATCGCGGCGGCGGTGGTGCAGTTTCTCATCTACGATCCGACCTTTGATTGGTTTCAGGACCGTTTGGTGCCGGGCACGACGAATGTCTATGTGCCGGCGCTGATATCGGTCGAGTTGCTGGGCGATTTCCTCATTGCGACGATTTGGGCGACATGGGCGGCGTCGTGGTGGTGGTTTGGCGCGGAAAGGGCGGGACGGAAGTGGGGGCGTTGGTGGGGGTTGCCGTTGGCTGGTTTAGCCGCGGCGATGGAGTTTGGCTCGCCGGAGGTCGGAACGTGGTTGTTGGCAGCGGGGGTGCTGGCAGGGGCGGGGTGGCAGCACGGCGGTGCGGGCGGATCCCGGCGGTGGTTGTGGCTGGCGGCGTCGGTGCCTTTTTTATCCACGGTCGGACCGATTGCCTATTGGGACGGAGGATTGCAACGGGAGGCCGCTGCGACCGCGGTGGGGCTGCTGGCCGCGGTGTGGTCGGCGGGCGTGGGGTTGGCGGTATTGGGGATCTTGGCGAAAGCAGCGTTGGCGAACCGGCGGAACGAAGATCCGTCGCAAAGCGCCCGGGAGGGGCGGGTGTTTTTTGTGTTCGCGGGAGTTTGGTTGGTTTTGGGATTGGGCTATGCGCAACGCGTGGGGGCGGACAATCGTAATGAACTGCAGCAAAACCGGCTGCGTTCGGTTGCGGCGGAGGCGATGGTGTTTGATCCGCGTTTTCTGGAACCGTTGGTGGGCGAGGCCTGGCAGTGGGACTTTGCGAGCACGACGGCGGGTCGAGCCGAACCCCTGCAATGGCGGGCCGCGGTGCTCGGATCCGCGACGGCGCAGGATTTGCGTCGGCAGTTGGCGAGCATCGTGGAGGAGACACCGTTTTTGGATCGGGCGCGTATTCTGGTGCTCAAGGATCAGTGGTTGATCGAACTGGCTTCGAGCGAGTTGCCGCCGGACGTGGAGGAAGTGATGCTGGTGCGTCGGGCGACGGCGGAGGACGCACGCCGGTGGGCGCAACCCGTTCCTTACATCGAGCACAGTGCGGTGCCGGAGATGGGGGCGGAGTATTATTGTCGGGCGCCTTTGGTGGCGGCCGACGGCCGTATGCTCGGTTGGTTGGATTATGTGCGGCGGGAGTTTTTCCAGAGCTTGGAGCGCAAGTGGCGGGCGGGTCCGCTGTTGGTCGTGGCTCTGGGGTTGGTGGCCGGCGCGTTGATCGTTTCCCAGCGTCGCAGCTTGAGAGAGCGGGAGGCGGCGTGGCGGCGGGCGGCGGCCGAAACCGAATCCAACCGTCTCAAAACGGCGTTTTTGGCCAAGGTGAGCCATGAATTGCGCACGCCGTTGCAGTCGCTGTTGGGCTTCAGTGAATTGTTGGCGCGCGATGCCACCGATGAGACGGCACGTCGGCGGTTCGATCGCCTGCAGGAGCACGGCCAGTTGCTGTTACGGCTGGTGAACGACCTGCTCGATCTCAGTGCGATCGAGGCGGGGGGACTGCGGCTGATGCCGGCCCCGATCGAGCTGGGTCGGGTCGTCGAGCAAATGGTGGAGGGGTTGCAGCCCCGGGCGGCGGAGAAACGGTTGCAGCTGCGATGCGCGGTCGACCCGGCGTTGGCGGATCAATGGTTCAATGTGGATGAGATGCGCTTGCGGCAAATCGTGACCAACCTGGTGGGCAACGCGCTCAAGTTCACGCTGGAGGGAGCGGTCGCGGTGGAACTTGCGTGGGCTGAACGAGGTGAGGCGTCGCGGGTGCGGTTGACAGTGTCGGACACGGGGCCGGGCGTGCCGCCGGAGCAGCAGGCCACGCTTTTCGAGGCATTTTCCCGGTTGGACGAAGCTTCCACCCAAGAGGGCAGTGGATTGGGGTTGGCGATCGTGGCGGCGTTGGCGGGGGTGATGCAGGGTGAAGTTGCGGTGGAAAGCGACGGTAAGGCGGGCGCGAAATTCACCGTCACATTGGCGTTGGCTCCGGTGGCACCGCCCGCGTTTCGGCGGGGAAAGATTTCGCCCCCTCATGCCTCCCTCAAAGGTCGTCGCATCGTGGTGGCGGAGGACAATCCTTTGGTGCGTGAGCTCTTTGTTTCCGTCCTCGGTGATCTCGGCGCGGTGTGCGTCGAGGCGACGCGCGGCGATGAAGTGCTTCCGGTCGTTTTATCCGAACCCTGCGATGCGGTGGTGCTGGATCTGGCGCTGCCCGGCATGGATGGAATCGAAGTGGCGCGCCGTTTGCGGGCTCCCGGGGTTGCCCCGATGCCGCTGCGGATCGTGGGCGTGAGCGCTCATGCCGGTCCGGGTGATGTGCAACGTGCCCTCGATGCGGGCATGGATGAGTTTCTGGTGAAACCGGTGGCGCTGACCGCGTTGGCGAGTGCACTCGTGGGTGACGCGGAGCGCGTGAATCGACCAGATATGGTGGCGCGCCGCATCGCGATCGACCATCACCTGCAGCAACTGTTTCAAGCCGACGTTGCAGCCCAGCGGGCAGCTTTGGTTGCGGCTTTGACGGAGGGCGATGCCGTGGTCATCAAGCGGCGCGCCCATTACCTCGCGAACAGTGCTTCTGCGGTCGGGGATGAAGCCCTGCTCACCGCCAGTCGACGCTTGGAGCACGTGGCGAGTGGAGCCGAAGCACGTGAAGTGGGGCCGGAGGTGGTGGCCGCGCTCGACCGTTGGTTGGAGGATGGCGACCAGCCCTGA
- a CDS encoding response regulator transcription factor, translating into MSPPLKRILVIDDHPLIRAGVAAQLEYVENFEVCGEATNAREARKLTAELKPDFAVLDLMLGDEDGLTLVRELKQLAPAMRVVVLSMLNPEEYAPRAIAAGASAYVHKVDGTESIVQALQKAGDRPGSTEPVENPMPTSKLSDRELQVFSLIGQGRTTREISAALGVSPKTIDAHKEHIKSRLGLANAAQLTAYAARWAAARGQSPQDSDPL; encoded by the coding sequence GTGTCTCCACCCCTGAAACGCATTCTCGTGATCGACGACCACCCCTTGATCAGGGCCGGTGTCGCCGCCCAGTTGGAATACGTGGAGAACTTCGAGGTCTGCGGGGAGGCGACCAACGCGCGTGAGGCTCGCAAACTGACCGCAGAATTGAAACCCGACTTCGCCGTGCTGGATTTGATGTTGGGCGACGAGGATGGTCTCACCTTGGTGCGCGAGTTGAAACAACTCGCTCCGGCCATGCGGGTCGTGGTGCTCTCCATGCTCAACCCCGAAGAATACGCTCCCCGCGCGATTGCCGCCGGCGCGTCCGCCTACGTGCACAAGGTCGACGGCACGGAAAGCATCGTGCAGGCACTGCAAAAAGCCGGCGACAGGCCGGGTAGCACCGAGCCGGTGGAAAACCCCATGCCCACCTCCAAATTGTCCGACCGCGAACTACAGGTGTTCTCGCTGATTGGGCAGGGCCGCACGACGCGGGAAATTTCCGCGGCGCTCGGCGTCAGCCCCAAAACGATCGACGCCCACAAAGAGCACATCAAGTCGCGTCTCGGACTGGCCAATGCCGCCCAACTGACGGCCTACGCCGCGCGGTGGGCCGCCGCCCGAGGACAGTCCCCCCAGGACAGCGATCCCCTCTGA